A window of Nocardiopsis sp. Huas11 genomic DNA:
GCACTCGTCGTCGAGATGGGCGCCGAACCGGTGTGGATCACCGAGGACAAGCGCACGCTCTACCACGCCGCCCTCGCCGGGGGCGCCAACCACCTGGTCACGCTCGTGGCCGACAGCGCCGCCCTGCTCACCGCCGCGGGGGTCCCCGAACCCGGCCGCCTGCTCGCCCCCATGCTCAGCGCGGCCCTGGACAACGCACTGCGCCTGGGCATCCACGGCCTCAGCGGTCCGGTCCTGCGCGGCGACGCCGGAACCGTCGCGGGCCACATCGAACAGCTGCGCGAGAACGCGCCCGAGAGCGTCGCCAGCTACGTGGAACTCGCCCGGCTCACCGCCGACCGCGCCATCAACGCGGGCATGCTCGACCCGGCCGACGCCGCGCGCCTCCTCGACGTCCTGCGGCGCTGACCGACCGCGTACGCCGGCCGCGGCCCGTGCGCGCGGGCCCAGCGCCATCAGAGCAGGGGCCGCCCACGCGCGCGGGAGGCTCGCGGACCCGCGCCCGCCGGTCCGGCCAGGCCCGGCGACCACTCCAGCACTCCACCACGGGAAACCACTGATGACCGAACGCACCCCCGCGACCACCGGCCGGCCCCTCGTCGTCCACACCGCCGAGGAGCTCCGAGGCGCCCTCGCCGACGCCGGACGCGTCGCCCTGGTCCCCACCATGGGCGCCCTCCACACCGGACACCGCACCCTCATGCGGCTCGCCCGGGACCGGGCGGACACCGTCGTCGTCAGCGTCTTCGTCAACCCGCTCCAGTTCGGCCCGGGTGAGGACTTCGACCGCTACCCCAGGACGCTCGACACCGACAGCGCCGTGTGCGCCGAGGAGGGCGTCGACGTCGTCTTCGCGCCCACGGTCGCCACCATGTACCCCACCGAGCCGATGGTCACCGTCCAGGCCGGCGCCATGGGCGAGCTCCTGGAGGGCGCCTCCCGCCCCGGCTTCTTCACGGGCGTGCTCACCGTCGTCAGCAAACTCCTGCACCTGGTCGGCCCCGACCTGGCGGTCTTCGGGCAGAAGGACGCCCAGCAGATCGCCATCGTGCGCCGCATGGTCGCGGACCTGTCCATGCCGATCGAGATCGTCGGCGCCCCCACGCTGCGCGACCCCGACGGCCTGGCCGTCTCCAGCCGCAACGTCTACCTCTCCGACGACGAGCGCGCCAGCGCCCTGGCCCTGCACCGCGCGCTGCGCGCCGGACTCGATAGTGCCGCGGACGGCCCCGACGCCGTGCGCGCCGCCGCCCGCGCCGTCCTGGACGGGGCCGCCGAGGCGGACCCGCCCGTCGAACCCGACTACCTCGCCCTCGTGGACCCCGCCACCTTCACCGACGCCCCCGCCGACTTCGAGGGCGAAGCCGTCCTCGCCGTCGCGGCCAGGGTCGGCTCCACCCGGCTCATCGACAACACGCCGGTCACCTTCACCCCCGCCCGTCCCGGCCGCGCCGCCGGGACGGACGCCGGCGCC
This region includes:
- the panC gene encoding pantoate--beta-alanine ligase, with product MTERTPATTGRPLVVHTAEELRGALADAGRVALVPTMGALHTGHRTLMRLARDRADTVVVSVFVNPLQFGPGEDFDRYPRTLDTDSAVCAEEGVDVVFAPTVATMYPTEPMVTVQAGAMGELLEGASRPGFFTGVLTVVSKLLHLVGPDLAVFGQKDAQQIAIVRRMVADLSMPIEIVGAPTLRDPDGLAVSSRNVYLSDDERASALALHRALRAGLDSAADGPDAVRAAARAVLDGAAEADPPVEPDYLALVDPATFTDAPADFEGEAVLAVAARVGSTRLIDNTPVTFTPARPGRAAGTDAGAL